From the Pomacea canaliculata isolate SZHN2017 linkage group LG4, ASM307304v1, whole genome shotgun sequence genome, one window contains:
- the LOC112561375 gene encoding uncharacterized protein LOC112561375 isoform X4: MNAFPGKPEKSNVLQETVVSQLQQISKPGPTDSRSSEAVQQSQVSSSKPSIVANEILGSLLLEALEGFLFVVNSQGKVEFVSENVVQYLKYSQDDLVGKSIYNIIHVGDHAQFSNSLVPMSLPNSLSWPNDSPNKGRNFNCRMLIKPPCEEDEDVEVKQTYVSQYESMYITAILQPYLGHKFSDAHSESDNQTCLVCIARRVPMIEKVNTMVNNEAYTTKCDLTGKILDFEARSLPKGHYGEVLTGSYTLTGNYYDYCLNNDVSVVRKHFSEVSAADSRSGLYRIRLKDSRYFFVQSTSKLITSPHNHKPDYIFSTHSIIREVESESELKGLAGTSLLKYLSNQSSISSSHNLHPALAFIGIPNSPSLPFNMVSAMSSPSSTMGLNMGMGNLGPLANNSMGSIGGNTGNSMDSISDLDFFTPSDWEQVNALISMSGGGVSLPASENLGVYSSNMTGNGVSGGAVSSGNSVSNMQTFTTTNSWGGVAPMKSAANTPANSTGSSSLQLALLGNQSLANMTSANINNTVGISNTTSISMNGKPHPGVLAHLQRSNSTSFEGQKSPSFSPGPGGTPRSAVTFNMPVPGQRQPGGLIGYPSQRSPVSGVMQNRSHGGQFGMGFQRKTMSPLLSPQPGLSSSPVWGRSPSAMGGPDFGGHGGPGSVGSMSQASPLQALQSMDSQTSSALDILSPSPRGSHDPPFPPPTPPFDASPGGVGGGTGGADLRQRPGKLCQLLTQNTSLEQLGPRSLLMSGAVQRSGSNRSAMASPGLGKSGLKSPEEQLHQSPTPGPGQSPPEKPQSTSNEDGEVILSGQATEAEKKDNFILKKLLSQEEDSDPPTIMDHEISSSPQTTGPGTNDCDRNMDKNEAEPKKTTNVLLKQLLSDENKQDRVVGGLEMRIKLEMDIEKSGLNRSQMSTSLGEGDSQKSQGELLHQLLQEDRNADGVAITSAPAESTSQDQEISGSRSRHESGQQEPQSTTSHPLVPSPSHLPHMSRHPSGSMGLGTQLHNTQLFHDLADTSGRASNSVFASSSSASCLKQQDSIIQNKNLDTLLNSLWERDTESPAIRDIHRQSKKRKASASDVDSTEMDTEPSTSGGSSGGPGGNVEASSRLSQKNALLAQLLSKKAAKETVVNTHLTVNPVGVPQQRIPRNLNEKLVTIKGGGRSTSVDKATEAGGVASMMSTGTVSGTSKMANPHDNPRTNPNTPFPGNTSAGGMGGGMGDGPRGFSSAYGNSLGSGVTSMDLSEDNVTSQLEQFQHFFSDSMGPMATDSASSDSTDPLLQQILQQAADLEEDLSSGNYSAPDMGSVAPPVSTQPLSAPQPPLPTSLPTPLPAPVPTPLPAQQHQPSLSQQHQLAMHQQSLPPHQHQPQQHQFPQSMMESSDMSQEEQNMLAQLEQLISDGSLQGVDSLLGIAGLTNTPGVGSVGGGMDSQTAGLSSSVGIGDGVPGVLTTSLNEQMAIDEIQRQLMNDDPLSSSGAPGMGPMVLQNAGGAGMYSPGPAMSPMMMGSRGAVAAAGATGVPRAHPNMMNLVQRPFASQIPPQQVNQQAALSPGQQQSPTMFAPQGLQPQSPQFPQPRAPLASALQAAPQVFPRTSSQVRQNLLLHQKNRAMEKRQRQNQHQHQQAQDCQRALQHRLQQQQLGSQQFNQQFPQPNMAALDTGTSTSQFPENLRDLMNTGHAPNVTLPIQRGGLVPAPLSPHLPMPPGPHLMGQATPSGPAPAQMSSHYVSGMLGPAQWGLGPGAGVGSAGDAMTGIHPPLQGAQFQNLQRTRTLSGNSLPSPAGQGSRFQFPTDGQFAGPPGQGQVAGMFSPGQNQGGPVPPPGPQQQQQQQQQQQQQQQQQQQQQMFSQNRMMQRSHSMNTGCGSPRTSQSPFGSTDPLLLSPHAMSPNSALRQQPQPSQVSPTFSQSPMTSPQYSHAGAPPPFSGPVSVSSAGGMPPSFSSGHLSLGAPGGANSGQPFHDFELNFFDNTLSDSKKLQADMGLPTAGPTSTSQYVKQELRNICNARSEKQMQQQTQMQQHLLQQQHQQQLQQAPQPMQRLLADCDSELPPDILETISNMSQDHGGPLAEEIKEEEIVSQARQEAKKRYKQFRALSVSEQSPLQEEVDDAEAKATSLFRNQLLKHPPQTAPATVSQSSKSAAACTTQQVNVLQKEPRTPVDVKPPDSKNSLLQQLLADVP; this comes from the exons ATGAACGCTTTTCCTGGCAAGCCGGAAAAGAGCAACGTATTGCAGGAGACAGTTGTTTCACAACTTCAGCAGATCTCCAAACCTGGGCCAACTG ACAGCAGATCCAGTGAAGCAGTACAGCAGAGCCAGGTGTCCTCCAGCAAGCCTTCCATTGTTGCAAATGAAATTTTGGGATCCCTCCTCCTGGAG GCTCTTGAAGGCTTTCTCTTTGTGGTCAACAGCCAGGGCAAAGTTGAGTTTGTGTCCGAGAACGTAGTCCAGTATCTCAAATATTCTCAG gatgacTTAGTGGGGAAAAGTATCTACAATATCATTCATGTTGGCGACCATGCTCAGTTCAGCAACAGCCTTGTGCCTATGTCACTAC CCAACAGCCTATCGTGGCCTAATGATTCACCAAACAAGGGTCGCAATTTCAACTGTAGAATGCTTATTAAGCCCCCAT GTGAAGAAGACGAGGATGTGGAAGTGAAACAAACCTATGTTTCCCAATATGAGAGCATGTACATTACTGCTATCCTGCAACCTTATCTTGGACATAAGTTTTCCGATGCACACAGTGAGTCAG ATAATCAGACGTGCTTGGTTTGCATTGCACGAAGGGTCCCTATGATAGAGAAAGTGAATACCATGGTAAATAATGAAGCGTATACAACCAAGTGTGACCTCACAGGCAAAATCCTTGATTTTGAAGCACG ttcattGCCAAAGGGCCATTACGGAGAAGTGCTGACAGGAAGTTATACCTTGACAGGAAATTACTACGACTATTGCCTAAACAATGATGTTTCAGTAGTGCGTAAACACTTTAGTGAAG TGAGTGCTGCAGACAGCAGAAGTGGGCTATACCGAATCAGACTGAAGGACAGCCGCTATTTTTTTGTTCAGTCGACAAGCAAGCTTATCACTTCCCCGCATAACCACAAGCCTGACTACATTTTTTCTACGCATTCAATTATCAG AGAGGTCGAGTCTGAATCTGAACTGAAGGGATTAGCAGGAACCAGTCTGCTAAAATATCTTTCTAACCAATCATCAATCAGCAGCTCACACAACCTGCACCCTGCTTTGGCGTTTATTGGTATACCAAATAGCCCCAGCCTGCCCTTCAACATGGTATCAGCCATGTCCAGTCCTTCCTCCACGATGGGGCTAAATATGGGCATGGGAAATCTTGGACCTCTGGCGAACAACAGCATGGGAAGCATTGGAGGGAACACAGGGAACAGCATGGATTCAATTTCAGATTTAGACTTTTTCACTCCTTCAGACTGGGAACAAGTGAATGCCCTCATTAGCATGAGTGGAGGAGGAGTGTCTCTGCCAGCATCGGAAAATCTCGGAGTCTATAGCAGCAACATGACTGGGAATGGAGTCAGTGGTGGAGCTGTTAGCAGTGGTAATTCTGTATCCAACATGCAGACTTTTACCACGACAAACTCTTGGGGAGGAGTTGCTCCCATGAAAAGTGCGGCCAATACTCCCGCAAACAGTACTGGCTCGTCTTCCTTGCAGTTAGCTTTACTAGGCAATCAGAGTTTAGCCAACATGACTTCAGCCAACATAAACAATACTGTGGGCATCAGCAACACTACCAGCATCTCCATGAATGGCAAGCCACATCCTGGGGTGCTGGCTCATCTACAGCGCAGTAACTCCACTAGCTTTGAAGGCCAGAAATCCCCCAGCTTTTCTCCTGGCCCTGGTGGGACCCCACGAAGTGCTGTCACTTTCAACATGCCAGTGCCTGGACAGCGACAACCTGGTGGACTGATAGGCTACCCCAGCCAGCGCAGTCCTGTATCAGGTGTGATGCAGAATCGCAGCCATGGTGGACAATTTGGCATGGGGTTCCAGCGCAAGACTATGTCCCCTTTGTTGTCACCACAGCCAG GTCTTTCATCCAGCCCAGTGTGGGGTCGCTCTCCCAGTGCCATGGGAGGACCAGATTTTGGTGGACATGGAGGGCCTGGCAGTGTAGGCAGCATGTCTCAAGCCTCTCCTCTACAGGCGTTGCAGTCAATGGATTCCCAGACCTCCAGTGCCTTAGACATACTCAGCCCTTCACCCCGTGGATCACATGACCCACCCTtccctccacccacccctcctTTCGATGCCAGTCCaggaggggttgggggaggcACAGGGGGTGCTGATCTTCGTCAGCGCCCAGGAAAATTGTGCCAGCTGTTGACGCAAAACACGTCACTGGAACAGCTGGGACCACGTTCATTGCTAATGTCAGGAGCAGTCCAGCGTTCTGGCTCAAACAGATCTGCCATGGCCAGCCCAGGCCTGGGTAAGTCTGGACTCAAGTCACCAGAAGAGCAACTGCACCAGTCTCCTACCCCAGGCCCTGGCCAGAGCCCCCCAGAGAAGCCTCAGAGCACATCCAACGAGGATGGAGAGGTCATCCTGAGTGGACAAGCTACAGAAGCAGAAAAGAAGGACAACTTTATCCTGAAGAAGTTGCTGAGTCAGGAGGAGGACTCAGATCCACCAACCATCATGGATCATGAGATCTCAAGCTCTCCTCAGACTACAGGACCTGGGACTAATGACTGTGACAGAAATATGGACAAAAATGAGGCGGAGCCTAAGAAAACcacaaatgttttacttaag CAACTTCTGAGTGATGAAAATAAGCAAGATCGGGTTGTTGGTGGCTTGGAAATGCGCATTAAGCTTGAGATGGACATCGAAAAGTCAGGTTTGAACAGAAGTCAAATGTCCACATCACTGGGAGAAGGGGATAGCCAGAAGTCCCAGGGGGAGCTACTGCACCAGCTTCTTCAAGAAGATCGCAATGCAGATGGAGTGGCCATCACATCAGCACCAGCA GAGTCCACCAGTCAGGATCAGGAGATCAGTGGCTCGCGGTCCCGCCATGAGTCTGGCCAACAAGAGCCACAGTCAACCACCTCACATCCTCTAGTTCCATCCCCATCACACCTGCCTCACATGAGTCGGCATCCTTCAGGCAGCATGGGATTGGGCACTCAGCTGCATAACACTCAGCTCTTTCATGACCTTGCGGACACCTCTGGGCGAGCTTCCAATTCAGTTTTTGCCTCATCCTCCAGCGCATCTTGTCTCAAGCAGCAGGACAGTATAATTCAGAACAAGAATCTTGACACTTTGCTCAACTCTCTATGGGAGCGAGATACCGAGTCGCCAGCCATCCGTGACATCCACAGACAGTCCAAGAAGCGCAAAGCCTCAGCTTCAGATGTTGACAGCACCGAAATGGACACTGAGCCCAGCACTTCAGGTGGTAGCAGTGGTGGGCCTGGAGGGAATGTTGAAGCTAGCAGTCGTTTATCCCAGAAGAACGCTTTGCTGGCTCAGCTACTGTCCAAGAAAGCTGCCAAAGAGACTGTGGTGAACACCCACCTCACTGTCAACCCAGTTGGTGTTCCCCAGCAGCGGATTCCTCGCAATCTCAATGAAAAACTTGTCACCATCAAGGGGGGGGGGCGGAGCACTAGTGTAGACAAAGCCACAGAAGCTGGTGGTGTTGCCAGCATGATGAGTACTGGTACTGTGAGTGGGACCAGCAAGATGGCTAACCCTCATGACAACCCACGCACCAATCCCAACACCCCTTTTCCTGGAAATACAAGTGCTGGTGGTATGGGTGGTGGAATGGGCGATGGGCCAAGGGGTTTCAGTTCTGCCTATGGAAACAGCCTGGGTAGTGGTGTCACTAGTATGGACTTGAGTGAGGACAATGTCACAAGTCAGCTGGAGCAGTTTCAACACTTCTTCTCTGATAGCATGGGACCCATGGCCACGGACTCAGCATCAAGTGACTCCACAGACCCCTTGTTACAGCAGATTCTCCAGCAAGCCGCAGACCTCGAAGAGGACCTCAGCTCAGGCAACTACTCTGCCCCTGACATGGGAAGTGTGGCACCACCAGTCTCCACCCAGCCCCTGTCAGCCCCTCAACCCCCACTCCCTacttctctccccacccctctgCCTGCCCCAGTTCCCACCCCACTTCCTGCTCAGCAGCATCAGCCATCTTTGTCTCAGCAACATCAGCTCGCGATGCACCAGCAGTCGCTGCCTCCACACCAGCATCAGCCACAGCAACACCAGTTTCCACAATCAATGATGGAGTCCAGTGACATGTCTCAGGAGGAGCAGAACATGTTGGCCCAGCTAGAGCAGCTTATTAGTGATGGCTCTCTTCAAGGGGTGGATTCTCTTCTAGGAATTGCAGGACTGACCAACACACCTGGTGTGGGCAGTGTAGGTGGAGGTATGGACTCTCAGACAGCTGGTCTGTCCAGCAGTGTGGGGATAGGGGATGGTGTACCGGGCGTGCTAACCACTTCTCTCAATGAACAAATGGCTATTGACGAGATTCAGCGACAGTTGATGAACGATGATCCTTTGAGCAGCAGTGGCGCTCCAGGCATGGGACCCATGGTTCTTCAGAATGCAGGTGGGGCTGGGATGTACTCCCCAGGTCCTGCCATGTCCCCAATGATGATGGGGTCACGTGGTGCTGTGGCAGCAGCTGGGGCTACTGGTGTTCCACGGGCCCATCCTAATATGATGAACCTTGTGCAGCGCCCATTTGCCAGCCAAATACCACCACAGCAGGTGAATCAACAGGCAGCATTATCGCCAGGGCAACAGCAGTCACCCACCATGTTTGCACCACAAGGATTACAACCACAAAGTCCACAGTTTCCCCAGCCCCGAG CACCCCTGGCAAGTGCCTTGCAAGCAGCTCCTCAGGTCTTCCCACGCACCAGCTCCCAGGTCCGGCAGAACTTACTTCTGCATCAGAAGAACCGGGCCATGGAGAAGCGTCAACGCCAgaaccagcaccagcaccagcaggcTCAAGACTGCCAGCGTGCTCTACAGCACCGtctacaacagcagcagctagGTTCTCAACAATTCAATCAGCAATTCCCACAG CCCAACATGGCAGCTTTGGACACAGGGACCTCCACAAGCCAGTTCCCGGAAAATTTGCGTGATCTCATGAATACGGGACATGCCCCGAACGTGACTCTACCCATCCAG CGGGGAGGCTTGGTGCCAGCGCCCCTATCCCCCCACCTCCCGATGCCGCCGGGCCCCCACCTCATGGGGCAGGCAACCCCCAGCGGGCCGGCCCCGGCCCAGATGTCCTCTCACTATGTGTCTGGAATGCTGGGCCCGGCCCAGTGGGGGTTGGGACCAGGCGCCGGGGTGGGCAGCGCGGGGGACGCCATGACGGGTATTCACCCTCCGCTGCAG GGTGCTCAGTTCCAGAACCTACAGCGGACCCGGACCCTGTCCGGCAACTCCCTGCCTAGCCCTGCCGGGCAAGGCTCTCGCTTTCAGTTTCCCACCGATGGCCAGTTTGCAGGACCCCCAGGTCAAGGACAAGTGGCAGGAATGTTCTCCCCAGGGCAGAACCAAGGGGGTCCAGTACCACCTCCCGGacctcagcagcagcaacaacaacagcagcagcaacaacagcaacagcagcaacaacaacagcagcagatgtTCTCACAGAACCGCATGATGCAGCGCTCACACAGCATGAACACAG GGTGTGGCTCTCCGCGCACATCACAGAGTCCTTTTGGTTCCACAGATCCTCTGCTTCTGTCACCACATGCCATGTCACCAAACTCCGCACTCCGGCAGCAGCCCCAGCCTTCACAG GTATCACCGACATTCAGTCAAAGTCCCATGACATCACCACAGTACAGCCATGCTGGGGCACCACCTCCTTTCTCAGGCCCCGTCTCAGTCTCTTCCGCAGGAGGCATGCCTCCGTCCTTCAGTAGTGGTCACCTCTCCTTGGGTGCTCCAGGAGGAGCAAATTCTGGCCAGCCATTCCAtgattttgaattaaatttcTTTGACAACACACTTTCAGACAG CAAAAAGCTGCAAGCAGATATGGGGCTGCCCACCGCTGGTCCAACATCAACGTCTCAGTACGTGAAGCAGGAACTGCGTAATATATGTAACGCACGGTCAGAGAAACAGATGCAGCAACAGACCCAGATGCAGCAGCATCTTcttcagcagcaacatcagcagcagctgcagcaggcTCCACAGCCAATGCAAAGATTGCTGGCTGACTGTGACAGTGAACTTCCTCCGGATATACTGGAGACCA TAAGCAACATGTCCCAAGATCACGGAGGACCCTTAGCAgaggaaataaaggaagaagagaTAGTTTCTCAAGCACGCCAGGAGGCTAAGAAACGATACAAGCAGTTTCGTgctctttccgtttctgagcaGTCTC CATTACAAGAGGAGGTAGACGATGCAGAAGCCAAAGCTACGAGTCTCTTCCGCAACCAGCTTCTGAAGCATCCACCTCAAACTGCACCTGCAACAGTATCACAGAGTTCCAAATCAGCAGCTGCTTGTACCACACAACAGGTCAACGTTTTGCAAAAAGAGCCAAGG ACTCCTGTTGATGTGAAGCCACCTGACAGCAAAAACAGCCTGCTGCAGCAGTTGTTGGCCGACGTCCCATAA